The following are encoded together in the Aciduricibacillus chroicocephali genome:
- a CDS encoding CAP domain-containing protein, with translation MNKGKLTIAASLSLGLLFGGSSLLNQHEAHAASKTSYKYTYKCSTYHYKKKCYLVNKPVLNPVVSKPSEQTPVQQPSTQPEKPSATPEKPAGDNNVQSNISAFEQEVVTLTNKERTSRGLKALQIDPALSKVARAKSEDMQKKNYFSHTSPTYGSPFDMMKQFGITYKSAGENIAKGQKTPEEVVNAWMNSEGHRANILNASYTHIGVGYVSSGNIWTQQFIGK, from the coding sequence ATGAATAAGGGAAAATTGACGATTGCAGCAAGTTTGTCACTCGGTCTGTTGTTCGGAGGCTCAAGCCTATTGAATCAACATGAAGCTCATGCAGCTTCAAAGACGAGCTATAAATATACATACAAATGCTCGACATATCATTACAAGAAGAAGTGCTACCTGGTAAATAAACCAGTATTAAATCCTGTAGTGAGCAAACCGAGTGAGCAAACACCGGTTCAACAGCCGTCTACACAACCGGAAAAACCATCTGCAACACCTGAGAAGCCTGCTGGTGATAACAACGTTCAATCAAATATCAGCGCTTTTGAGCAGGAAGTCGTTACGTTGACGAATAAAGAAAGAACAAGCCGCGGTCTAAAAGCATTGCAAATTGATCCTGCGTTGAGCAAAGTAGCTCGTGCTAAGTCAGAAGACATGCAGAAGAAGAACTACTTCTCACATACAAGCCCGACGTATGGTTCACCATTTGATATGATGAAGCAGTTCGGCATTACATACAAATCTGCAGGTGAAAATATTGCCAAAGGGCAAAAGACACCTGAAGAAGTTGTAAATGCTTGGATGAACAGTGAAGGCCATCGTGCGAATATCTTGAACGCAAGCTACACTCATATTGGTGTAGGCTACGTATCATCAGGTAATATTTGGACACAGCAATTCATCGGAAAATAA
- a CDS encoding alanine/glycine:cation symporter family protein has translation MNFEKLLDTVNGFVWGTPTLILIVGTGIYLTFRLGFLQFIQLPYALKLAFSPSKQDDKSEGDISHYQALTTAMAATIGTGNIVGVATAVVLGGPGAVLWMWITALFGMATKYAEAVLAVKYRVTNSRGEMSGGPMYYLERGLKAKWLGILFALFGSIAAFGIGNMVQANSISEAVKSMWNIPTWATGAIMFVLIALVILGGIKSIGKVTAFFVPIMALFYLIAGLIIMFMNLELIPSTISLIFNDAFTGKAIGGGILGTVIRYGVARGVFSNEAGLGSAPIAAAAAKTDYPGRQALVSMTQVFIDTIIVCSITGITIVMAGKYNSGLEGVGLTSASFEHFIGPAGGYVVTLGIIFFAFSTIVGWSYYGEKCFSYLINDKAVPYYRIAFVLAVIYGAIEQLDVVWSIADTMNALMAAPNLIGLLGLSGVVAYETKRFMKVAKEEKAKEKAAKANRTA, from the coding sequence ATGAATTTTGAAAAGCTACTTGACACAGTCAACGGTTTTGTTTGGGGCACTCCGACTTTGATTCTTATTGTCGGAACAGGAATTTACCTGACATTCAGATTAGGTTTCCTGCAGTTCATACAGTTGCCGTACGCTTTAAAACTGGCCTTCAGTCCATCAAAACAGGACGATAAGTCAGAAGGTGACATCAGTCATTACCAGGCGCTGACAACCGCAATGGCCGCGACCATTGGAACCGGTAACATCGTAGGGGTTGCAACAGCAGTTGTTCTCGGGGGACCTGGTGCTGTACTCTGGATGTGGATTACCGCGCTCTTCGGGATGGCAACTAAGTATGCTGAAGCCGTTCTAGCGGTAAAATACCGTGTAACGAATTCACGCGGAGAAATGTCCGGCGGTCCGATGTATTATCTGGAACGCGGTCTGAAAGCGAAATGGCTTGGAATTTTGTTTGCTCTCTTCGGTTCAATTGCCGCATTCGGCATTGGAAACATGGTACAGGCAAACTCCATTTCTGAAGCTGTAAAATCAATGTGGAACATCCCTACATGGGCCACAGGCGCCATCATGTTTGTACTTATTGCTCTCGTAATTCTCGGAGGTATTAAATCCATCGGGAAAGTAACAGCATTCTTTGTGCCAATCATGGCTTTATTCTATCTCATCGCTGGTCTCATCATCATGTTCATGAATCTAGAACTCATTCCTAGCACCATTAGCTTGATCTTCAATGATGCCTTTACAGGTAAGGCAATTGGAGGCGGTATTCTTGGAACTGTAATCCGTTACGGAGTTGCCCGCGGGGTATTCTCCAACGAAGCGGGTCTCGGTTCAGCACCTATTGCTGCAGCAGCAGCAAAAACTGACTACCCAGGACGCCAGGCACTTGTTTCCATGACGCAAGTATTTATTGATACAATTATCGTCTGTTCCATCACAGGCATTACAATCGTCATGGCAGGCAAGTATAATAGTGGTCTTGAAGGCGTAGGACTTACTTCTGCTTCATTCGAGCACTTCATCGGCCCTGCTGGGGGATATGTCGTTACACTTGGCATTATCTTCTTCGCCTTCTCAACAATTGTCGGCTGGTCCTACTATGGAGAAAAATGTTTCTCCTATCTAATCAACGACAAGGCTGTTCCTTACTACCGTATCGCATTTGTATTGGCGGTTATCTATGGAGCTATCGAACAGCTGGATGTCGTATGGAGCATTGCTGATACAATGAACGCACTCATGGCTGCACCAAACCTCATCGGTCTTCTTGGCCTTTCTGGAGTTGTCGCATATGAGACGAAACGATTTATGAAAGTAGCTAAAGAAGAAAAGGCAAAAGAAAAAGCAGCCAAAGCAAATCGAACTGCATAA
- a CDS encoding YtxH domain-containing protein translates to MANRKLMTRMLIGAVVGGLTALSDSSVRAYAKDKLNQVKLGATICMREPSASIGLARQAFRDFADNVDKQAGNVMNAVEQIEGTVASITSSGRQEPPRIEAVK, encoded by the coding sequence ATGGCAAATAGAAAATTAATGACACGAATGCTCATCGGAGCAGTTGTTGGAGGTCTTACAGCATTGTCTGATTCCAGTGTCCGCGCCTATGCGAAAGACAAGCTGAATCAAGTTAAGCTTGGTGCAACGATTTGCATGAGAGAGCCATCTGCTTCAATTGGGTTGGCGCGTCAGGCTTTCCGTGATTTTGCCGACAACGTCGACAAGCAAGCTGGGAATGTCATGAATGCTGTTGAACAGATTGAAGGTACAGTGGCAAGCATTACAAGCAGCGGACGTCAGGAGCCGCCAAGAATAGAAGCTGTTAAATAA
- a CDS encoding heavy metal translocating P-type ATPase, which yields MKAGMEHVQTEKQATEKKQYWNFREHAELIAAITSGLLILIAWVFKDNMNHTVWIALNLSAFAIGGYAKAKEGITETISNKELNVELLMFLAAIGSAAIGYWTEGALLIFIFSLSGALETYTMNKSNKEISSLMELQPEQALRISNGKEEIIPVSELEIGDLILVRASERVPADGVIARGLSNIDESVIRGETSIDESAITGESVPVPKSIDSEVYAGTVVLDGTLTIKITKPANETLFQKIIQMVQSAQEEKSPSQLFIERFESTYVKTVLAIVILMMFVPYFAFGWSFTHSIYRAMILLVVASPCALVASIMPATLSAISNSARRGILFKGGVHLENLGHVKAVALDKTGTLTNGKPRVTDFHVKAGLDKNEVAAIAGAIEKESTHPLAEAITAYGSDYSRNVQFEIEDMRTESGNGVRATVNGDLWKIGKPKYVGSEESAAFNDGIAEKLQSQGKTVVIAKRNDEIVALFALQDTVRTDTVQAIKTLKKQGIKTYMLTGDNEMTARAIAEETGVDGYIAECLPDDKVNYLKDLRKKYGHIAMIGDGINDAPALATANVGIAMGEGTDIALETADVVLMKNELSKIPDAMSLSTRMNRIVKQNMFFSVAVIALLIASNFFQAIDLPLGVIGHEGSTILVILNGLRLLK from the coding sequence TTGAAAGCTGGAATGGAGCATGTTCAAACTGAAAAACAGGCAACAGAGAAAAAACAGTATTGGAACTTCCGCGAGCACGCTGAACTCATTGCTGCAATTACAAGCGGCCTGCTCATCTTGATTGCTTGGGTTTTCAAAGATAATATGAACCACACTGTTTGGATTGCCTTGAACTTATCGGCTTTTGCCATCGGTGGTTACGCCAAAGCTAAAGAAGGTATTACCGAAACCATCTCTAATAAGGAACTCAATGTAGAGCTGCTCATGTTCCTTGCAGCTATCGGTTCTGCCGCAATCGGCTATTGGACAGAAGGTGCACTTTTGATTTTCATCTTCTCCCTCTCCGGTGCACTCGAGACTTACACAATGAACAAAAGCAACAAGGAGATCTCTTCTTTAATGGAACTTCAGCCCGAGCAGGCATTGCGCATAAGCAATGGAAAGGAAGAAATCATACCTGTTTCCGAACTCGAAATCGGTGACTTGATTCTTGTCCGTGCGAGTGAACGTGTTCCTGCTGATGGTGTAATCGCACGCGGACTCTCAAATATTGATGAAAGTGTAATTCGCGGTGAAACATCGATTGACGAAAGTGCAATTACTGGAGAATCTGTTCCGGTACCGAAGAGTATTGATAGTGAAGTTTATGCTGGAACTGTAGTTCTGGACGGTACTCTTACAATAAAGATTACAAAACCAGCAAATGAGACGCTTTTCCAGAAGATTATTCAAATGGTGCAATCCGCTCAAGAAGAAAAATCACCGTCTCAATTGTTTATTGAACGTTTCGAAAGCACTTATGTGAAAACCGTCCTTGCTATCGTTATTTTGATGATGTTTGTTCCTTACTTCGCTTTCGGCTGGTCATTCACTCATAGTATTTACAGGGCGATGATTTTGCTCGTTGTTGCTTCACCTTGTGCTCTTGTTGCATCAATAATGCCAGCAACACTGTCCGCAATCTCCAACAGTGCGAGACGTGGCATACTTTTCAAAGGCGGTGTCCATCTTGAAAATCTCGGGCATGTAAAAGCAGTAGCTCTTGATAAAACAGGCACACTTACAAATGGCAAGCCGCGTGTTACGGATTTTCATGTTAAGGCTGGTTTAGATAAAAATGAGGTTGCCGCCATTGCCGGAGCCATTGAAAAAGAATCAACACATCCTCTTGCTGAAGCCATCACAGCTTATGGCAGTGATTATTCAAGGAACGTACAATTTGAAATTGAAGATATGCGCACAGAAAGTGGAAATGGCGTAAGAGCAACTGTAAACGGAGATCTATGGAAAATCGGCAAGCCAAAGTATGTAGGAAGCGAAGAAAGTGCAGCCTTCAACGATGGAATAGCAGAGAAGCTTCAATCCCAAGGAAAAACTGTCGTTATCGCTAAACGAAATGATGAGATTGTTGCGCTGTTCGCATTGCAAGATACAGTAAGAACAGACACAGTTCAAGCGATCAAAACCCTTAAGAAACAAGGAATCAAAACTTATATGCTTACGGGTGACAATGAAATGACAGCACGAGCCATTGCTGAAGAAACAGGTGTCGATGGCTACATTGCCGAATGTCTTCCTGATGATAAAGTTAATTATTTAAAAGATCTTCGTAAAAAATACGGACATATTGCCATGATTGGAGACGGAATTAACGATGCTCCGGCACTGGCTACAGCAAATGTTGGGATTGCGATGGGAGAAGGTACAGATATCGCCCTCGAGACAGCAGATGTCGTCCTTATGAAAAATGAATTGTCCAAGATTCCTGATGCAATGAGCCTCTCTACTCGTATGAACCGTATTGTAAAACAAAACATGTTCTTCTCAGTAGCCGTAATTGCATTGCTTATTGCCTCGAACTTCTTCCAGGCAATTGACCTTCCGCTTGGTGTAATTGGCCACGAAGGCAGCACCATTCTTGTCATTCTGAACGGTTTGCGCCTTCTTAAATAA
- a CDS encoding transporter substrate-binding domain-containing protein yields the protein MKKVLMLLLAAMTVIALAACGNSSDDKGSDRTSKEKEDKEWSKVKDSGELVIGTSGTLAAASYYEGEKKEDGSLTGFDVEVAREVAKRLDLKPKFEIMGIDGMLPAIKSGRINIAANDIEITDKRKEQFDFSTPYKYSWTTMVVRKKDNSGIEKLEDLKGKKAGGGATTVYSQIAEHYGAKVVTYGNAGNEAYLRDVNNGRTDTVINDYFLCKMGVAAFPQFDIHLHPTLKFNPTETALIMPKDASTMQKKVNESLADMKEDGTLAKLSKKFYGEDATEKPKEDIPKVKGLEL from the coding sequence ATGAAGAAAGTACTTATGCTGCTGCTTGCAGCAATGACCGTCATTGCATTGGCCGCTTGCGGTAATAGCAGCGATGATAAAGGAAGCGATCGTACTTCCAAAGAAAAAGAGGATAAAGAATGGAGCAAAGTTAAGGATTCCGGGGAACTTGTCATCGGGACATCCGGTACACTTGCTGCTGCTTCTTATTATGAAGGAGAAAAGAAAGAAGACGGTTCACTTACAGGATTTGATGTTGAGGTTGCACGTGAAGTTGCGAAACGTCTTGACTTGAAACCGAAATTTGAAATCATGGGTATAGATGGCATGCTTCCGGCAATAAAGAGCGGACGTATCAATATTGCTGCTAACGACATCGAAATTACGGACAAGCGTAAAGAACAATTCGATTTCAGTACACCGTACAAATATTCATGGACGACAATGGTAGTCCGTAAAAAAGACAATTCAGGAATTGAGAAGCTTGAAGATTTGAAAGGCAAGAAAGCGGGTGGCGGTGCAACAACTGTATACAGCCAAATCGCTGAGCATTATGGAGCAAAAGTTGTTACTTATGGCAATGCGGGGAATGAGGCTTATTTGCGCGACGTGAACAACGGGCGCACAGATACAGTCATCAATGACTACTTCCTATGCAAAATGGGAGTAGCGGCGTTCCCTCAGTTTGATATTCATCTTCATCCGACATTGAAGTTCAATCCGACTGAAACAGCTCTTATTATGCCTAAAGATGCAAGCACGATGCAAAAGAAGGTAAATGAATCACTTGCCGATATGAAGGAAGATGGAACATTGGCGAAGCTCTCCAAGAAGTTCTATGGAGAAGATGCGACAGAGAAACCGAAAGAAGATATTCCAAAAGTAAAAGGACTTGAACTTTAA
- a CDS encoding amino acid ABC transporter permease, protein MKFDPSKFDPANIFDFQLAWDYLPFILGGVPITIIITVIGMAIGLVIGFILAAARNAKMKMLRWPARLYISFFRGIPVLVLLFILYFGLPMLGLELTAFVSACLGFGLTGAAFIAEIYRAAFNSIDRGQWEAGRALNLSWIQTMWKVIMPQAVRTAIPPLGNVFMDMLKATSLAAVITIPDLFQKAQMVAGRTYDTMTVYILAALIYWPLCVIISVVQERLEKRFSKFL, encoded by the coding sequence GTGAAATTCGATCCTTCGAAATTCGATCCTGCGAATATTTTTGATTTTCAGCTTGCATGGGACTATTTGCCGTTCATTCTTGGTGGTGTGCCGATCACGATTATTATTACTGTGATAGGTATGGCTATTGGACTGGTCATCGGTTTTATCCTTGCGGCAGCCCGCAATGCGAAGATGAAAATGCTCCGGTGGCCGGCGAGGCTTTATATATCATTCTTCAGAGGTATCCCTGTTCTCGTCTTGCTGTTCATTCTATACTTCGGTCTGCCAATGCTGGGGCTCGAGCTGACAGCTTTTGTTTCGGCTTGCCTCGGTTTTGGCTTAACAGGTGCCGCCTTTATTGCAGAAATATACAGGGCGGCATTCAACAGCATTGACCGAGGACAATGGGAAGCCGGAAGGGCACTGAATTTAAGCTGGATCCAAACAATGTGGAAAGTAATCATGCCCCAGGCGGTGCGAACAGCAATACCACCGCTTGGAAATGTGTTTATGGATATGCTTAAAGCAACATCACTTGCAGCTGTCATCACAATTCCGGATCTGTTCCAAAAAGCACAAATGGTTGCAGGCAGGACCTATGATACGATGACTGTATATATACTCGCTGCACTCATATACTGGCCGTTATGTGTAATCATTTCAGTAGTACAGGAGCGGCTTGAAAAACGATTCAGCAAGTTTCTTTAA
- a CDS encoding OsmC family protein, translating into MIKFHMKEKGMRADLGFGVLDVSGDNQYGYRPFQLMVASIAGCSGSVFMKILEKQRMEVEDLIISADVERNALKANSIESITLHYIVKGYRLSPEKLQRNLELSRKNCSMIRTVEGCIDIKERLEIIQLSK; encoded by the coding sequence ATGATTAAATTTCATATGAAAGAAAAGGGAATGCGGGCAGATCTCGGCTTCGGTGTGCTAGATGTATCCGGAGACAACCAATATGGATATCGGCCGTTTCAACTGATGGTTGCCTCAATTGCAGGCTGTTCCGGTTCCGTATTTATGAAAATCCTCGAGAAGCAGCGCATGGAAGTGGAAGACCTGATTATTAGTGCAGACGTAGAACGTAATGCACTAAAAGCGAATAGTATTGAAAGCATTACACTTCATTATATTGTTAAAGGCTACAGACTCAGTCCGGAAAAACTGCAAAGAAATTTAGAACTATCACGGAAGAATTGTTCCATGATACGGACGGTTGAGGGCTGTATTGATATTAAGGAACGTCTGGAAATCATTCAGCTGAGCAAATGA
- a CDS encoding YfkD family protein — translation MKYIAKSLSFLIISVALMAAPAAVSAKDNFKMPNHVLNISKENTFPNPAADQEVVEPSKETKELLESSEVKIENPELVRMLNETTIKPSPVAIGYRAEIYLGHWALGYKSAETSVNWQYRKINMNELRNYDSEKTQKLQYMQKTEAKVKGALTNQINHADDVRKMMLLKAKKKTKLPLAEQAVFGKGTRTSNEYAVPVEKIGQLSAYGAAVNERGEAQFGEVYLVLKGSKKHLVAKNVTKQGIGGWIPVQDHISFTMQIK, via the coding sequence ATGAAATATATTGCAAAATCTCTCTCTTTCCTGATTATTTCCGTTGCATTGATGGCAGCACCAGCGGCAGTATCAGCAAAAGATAATTTCAAGATGCCGAACCATGTTCTCAACATTTCTAAGGAAAACACTTTCCCGAACCCTGCAGCGGATCAGGAAGTGGTTGAGCCAAGTAAAGAAACAAAGGAACTGCTCGAATCAAGTGAGGTCAAAATTGAAAATCCGGAGCTCGTGCGAATGTTGAACGAAACGACGATCAAACCATCACCAGTCGCAATCGGATATAGAGCAGAGATCTACCTTGGCCATTGGGCACTTGGGTACAAGTCTGCAGAGACTTCTGTCAACTGGCAGTACCGCAAAATCAATATGAATGAACTTCGGAATTATGATAGCGAGAAGACCCAAAAGCTCCAATACATGCAAAAGACCGAAGCAAAAGTAAAAGGTGCATTGACGAATCAGATCAACCATGCTGATGACGTGCGCAAGATGATGCTTCTCAAAGCGAAAAAGAAGACAAAACTGCCACTAGCTGAACAAGCTGTTTTCGGGAAGGGCACGAGAACGAGCAACGAATATGCCGTTCCAGTTGAAAAAATAGGTCAGCTTAGTGCCTATGGAGCCGCTGTAAATGAACGTGGGGAAGCACAATTTGGTGAAGTATATCTTGTGCTAAAAGGATCCAAGAAACATCTCGTAGCCAAAAATGTTACAAAACAAGGCATTGGCGGCTGGATACCAGTTCAAGACCATATCTCCTTTACGATGCAAATTAAATAA
- a CDS encoding Na+/H+ antiporter family protein, producing the protein MEWIVVVTVLIMTVLSLMRINVVLAIVVASLVAGLMSGMNITDTISMFIDGMSGQMETALSYILLGAFAVAIGYTGITTLLVNVLVKVLTGKKTMMVLALAGVACLSQNLIPVHIAFIPILIPPLLKLFDQMRLDRRAVACALTFGLQAPYIMLPVGFGLVFQKIVLEGLNSNGLSLALGDVSKAMLIPGAGMIVGLLIAVFITYRKDRDLSGLKVELKKAEEQIAASTKAGFTRQHLFTIIAIIAALGIQIWTKSLVAGALAGILCMFVFVAVPFRKNDKIVSEGIGMMGLIAFVMLAASGYGTILKDTGAVDALVKVSANMPGIDNKVFMAFILLLIGLLITIGIGSSFGTIPIIAALYVPMCIAAGFSPFATAILIGTAGALGDAGSPASDSTLGPTAGLNADGRHNHIWDTCVPTFLHYNIPLLVFGWVGAIMF; encoded by the coding sequence ATGGAATGGATCGTAGTCGTAACAGTTCTGATTATGACTGTGCTGAGTCTGATGCGAATCAATGTAGTCCTTGCAATTGTTGTAGCATCACTTGTAGCAGGCCTTATGTCAGGAATGAATATTACAGATACTATAAGCATGTTTATTGATGGAATGAGCGGGCAAATGGAAACCGCGCTCAGTTATATATTGCTCGGAGCATTTGCTGTAGCAATCGGTTATACCGGAATTACAACTTTACTTGTAAATGTACTCGTCAAGGTGTTGACGGGAAAGAAAACAATGATGGTACTTGCGCTTGCAGGTGTTGCCTGCCTTTCGCAAAACCTGATTCCAGTGCATATTGCATTTATACCTATTTTGATACCGCCATTGTTGAAACTATTTGACCAAATGCGACTTGATAGACGTGCAGTAGCCTGTGCGCTTACTTTCGGTCTTCAGGCACCTTACATCATGCTGCCTGTCGGTTTCGGACTTGTTTTCCAGAAGATTGTCCTTGAAGGATTGAACAGTAATGGTCTTTCTCTAGCTCTTGGAGATGTTTCTAAGGCAATGCTTATACCAGGTGCGGGGATGATAGTTGGATTGCTTATCGCTGTATTTATCACATATCGCAAAGACCGTGACTTATCAGGTCTTAAAGTTGAATTGAAAAAAGCTGAGGAGCAAATTGCTGCTTCAACGAAGGCTGGTTTTACGAGACAACATCTTTTCACTATTATCGCCATTATCGCAGCGCTTGGTATCCAGATTTGGACGAAGAGTCTTGTCGCTGGCGCACTTGCGGGTATTCTCTGCATGTTTGTCTTCGTAGCGGTTCCTTTCCGTAAAAATGATAAAATTGTTTCAGAAGGAATCGGAATGATGGGGCTTATTGCATTTGTAATGCTCGCAGCGTCCGGATACGGAACAATCTTGAAAGATACAGGTGCCGTTGATGCACTTGTTAAAGTATCAGCAAACATGCCAGGAATTGATAATAAGGTATTCATGGCTTTCATTTTGCTTCTGATCGGTTTGCTTATTACGATTGGTATCGGTTCATCATTTGGTACAATCCCGATTATTGCTGCTCTTTACGTGCCAATGTGCATCGCAGCTGGTTTCAGTCCTTTTGCGACTGCAATCCTGATCGGAACAGCCGGTGCATTGGGCGATGCTGGATCCCCGGCTTCAGATAGTACACTCGGACCGACAGCAGGGCTGAATGCGGACGGAAGGCATAATCATATTTGGGATACATGTGTGCCGACTTTCCTGCACTATAATATTCCGCTTCTCGTGTTTGGTTGGGTTGGCGCAATCATGTTCTAA
- the pdaA gene encoding delta-lactam-biosynthetic de-N-acetylase: MKKLSYLIPVLVCLAFLFSVNVEASGFGWGYSRNNDHKVPEVGKYKEILEKYGAYYADHSGDKDIYLTFDNGYEQGHTADILDVLKEEKVPATFFVTGHYVKDRPDLVKRMAKEGHIIGNHSYHHPDFTIISKTSIKKELDELEAAVAKITDQKELQYLRPPRGTFSQNTLQWTKELGYTHVFWSLAFADWKTDQQKGGAYAHKEIMSQLHPGAIILLHTVSSDNADALKQVITDAKKQGYTFKSLDDLMLKNILPKGAAGL; the protein is encoded by the coding sequence ATGAAGAAACTTTCTTATCTAATCCCCGTCCTTGTTTGCCTTGCCTTTTTGTTTTCTGTGAATGTCGAGGCAAGCGGATTCGGATGGGGCTACTCAAGAAACAATGATCATAAAGTTCCAGAAGTCGGCAAGTATAAAGAAATTCTTGAAAAATATGGTGCCTATTATGCAGATCATTCAGGGGACAAGGATATTTATCTGACGTTTGACAATGGGTATGAGCAGGGACATACTGCTGACATTCTTGATGTATTAAAGGAAGAAAAAGTTCCGGCAACGTTTTTCGTAACGGGGCATTATGTGAAGGACCGTCCAGATCTCGTTAAGCGGATGGCGAAGGAAGGACATATTATAGGAAACCATTCATATCATCATCCTGATTTCACAATCATTTCTAAAACATCAATAAAAAAGGAACTTGATGAACTGGAAGCGGCTGTAGCAAAAATCACAGACCAGAAAGAACTGCAGTATTTGCGTCCGCCAAGAGGTACTTTCAGCCAAAACACATTGCAGTGGACGAAAGAATTGGGTTATACACATGTATTCTGGTCATTGGCCTTTGCGGATTGGAAGACAGATCAGCAAAAGGGAGGAGCATACGCACATAAGGAAATTATGTCGCAGTTGCATCCGGGAGCAATTATCCTTCTGCACACGGTCTCTTCTGATAATGCTGATGCGTTAAAGCAAGTCATTACGGACGCGAAGAAACAGGGCTATACTTTTAAAAGTCTGGATGATCTAATGCTCAAAAACATTCTGCCCAAAGGTGCGGCAGGTTTATAA